The genomic interval GTGACAGGATATACTCTCCTGACCCCTGGAACATGCCAGAAACAAGAGTGAGGTGAAGGCTGAGTCAGTCATTGTCAAAGTTATCAGgaaatcatgtatatgtatatatatatatatatatatatatatatatagacatgtgATACAGTATTTCCTGTAAAGGTCagcatttttcatgtgacattctgattgattcatacAACTTCAATATATAAGAATTAGaagttttttaaaagttttatatcTTGCTGTAActcttcaatctttttgcatgtttgcagggtgtttattaaataatacTCAGAATacattattctttgtagactgataaattaTACTATTTGTggagccctgaaattggtcaatccaaccaatgtagttttgtctccaaaatcaacttataagtgtgcataaaatgcactaaaagctgctctttcatatgcgaaatagttgaggaatcagggtaaaaaactttgtaaatgtttcacttaaaagtttcattttaaaacttttatgtgcttctgaaagtgcatttttacaagaaatacagtattttcaaGACAAATGGAAGAAGTTAAATCAACATCATTCTTGAACGCACCACCAAATATTCCTTCAggttaattaataaaaaaacaacaacaacattccaCGATACAGGTCCCTACTGGTTTGGGCCATCAGAATAACAGCCCTGTCAAAGTTCATAACAGAAGGAAAAAAGACATTACTGGGAGCCAACAGCCGAAACTCAAATCTGATCTGTAATGCTTCATGGCGAAGTCGTTTACCAAGACTTTATTCAATACACTGAACTTGCAGAGGACCTAGTCCCATGGAGTACTGTAAGCCAACAGCCCTTCTAGTACCCTGCAGAGGACTAAGTCCCATGGAGTATTGTAAGCCAACAGCCCTTCTAGTACCCTGCAGAGGACTATGTCCCATGGAGTACTGTAAGCCAACAGCCCTTCTAGTACCCTGCAGAGGACTGAGTCCCATGGAGTACTGTAAGCCAACAGCCCTTCTAGTACCCTGCAGAGGACTAAGTCCCACGGACTACTGTAAGCCAACAGCCCTTCTAGTACCCTGCAGAGGACTTAGTCCCACGGAGTACTGTAAGCCAACAGCCCTTCTGGTACCCTGCAGAGGACTAAGTCCCATGGAGTACTGTAAGCCAACAGCCCTTCTAGTACCCTGCAGAGGACTAAGTCCCATGGAGTACTGTAAGCCAACAGCCCTTCTAGTACCCTGCAGAGGACTTAGTCCCAAGGAGTACTGTAAGCCAACAGCCCTTCTAGTACCCTGCAGAGGACTAAGTCCCACGGAGTACTGTAAGCCACCAGTCCTTCTAGTACCCTGCAGAGGACAGTCCCACGGAGTACTGTAAGCCAACAGCCCTTCTAGTACCCTGCAGAGGACTTAGTCCCACGGAGTACTGTAAGGCAACAGCCCTCCTAGTACCCTGCAGGGGACTAATATTCCCCTATGAATAATGAATTCCCCTCAGGTTACACACATCTGGGGGGTTTACTCACCAGTCTATGGCTAATATTCCCCTATGAATAATGAATTCCCCTCAGGTTACACACATCTGGGGGGTTTACTCACCAGTCTATGGCTAATATTCCCCTATGAATAATGAATTCCCCTCAGGTTACACACATCTGGGGGGTTTACTCACCAGTCTATGGCTAATATTCCCCTATGAATAATGAATTCCCCTCAGGTTACACACATCTGGGGGGTTTACTCACCAGTCTATGGTCCACTGGTCTGTTAAGTCTCTTATTGTAGGAATTTTTCATCTCTTCATATGCCATGAACTGAAGCGCTCCATGCGAGATTCCAAACACGCCCGGTAAAAATCCCTGAAGATAACAAACAGATTATAAACATATGCCACGAACTGAAGTGCTCCATGAGAGATTTCAAACACGCCCGGTAAAAAACCCTGAAGATAACAAACAGATTATAAACATATGCCACGAACTGAAGTGCTCCATGAGAGATTTCAAACACGCCCGGTAAAAAACCCTGGAGATAACAAACAGATTGTAAACATATGCCACGAACTGAAGTGCTCCATGCGAGATTCCAAACACACCCGGTAAAAACCCCTGAAGATAACAAACAGATTATAAACATATGCCACGAACTGAAGCGCTCCATGAGAGATTCCAAACACACCTGGTAAAAACCCCTGAAGATAACAAAGAGATTATAAACATATGCCATGAACTGAAGTGCTCCATGTGAGATTCCAAACACACCTGGTAAAAACCCCTGGAGATAACAAACAGATTATAAACATATGCCATGAACTGAAGTGCTCCATGTGAGGTTCCAAACACACCTGGTAAAAACCCCTGAAGATAACAAACAGATTGTAAACATATGCCACGAACTGAAGTGCTCCATGTGAGGTTCCAAACACACCTGGTAAAAACCCCTTGAGATAACAAACAGATTATAAACATATGCCAcaaactgaagtgttccatgCGAGGTTCCAAACACACCCGGTAAAAACCCCTGAAGATAACAAAGAGATTGTAAACATATGCCACGAACTGAAGTGCTCCATACAAGATTCCAAACACGCCCGGTAAAAACCCCTGAAGATAACAAAGAGATTATAAACATATGCCATGAACTGAAGTGCTCCATGTGAGGTTCCAAACACACCCGGTAAAAACCCCTGAAGATAACAAACAGATTATAAACATAAGCCACGAACTGAAGTGCTCCATACAAGATTCCAAACACGCCCGGTAAAAACCCCTGAAGATAACAAAGAGATTATTAACATATGCCATGAACTGAAGTGCTCCATGTGAGGTTCCAAACAAACCTGGTAAAAACCCCTGAAGATAACAAAGAGATTGTAAACATAAGCCACGAACTGAAGTGCTCCATACAAGATTCCAAACATGCCTGGTAAAAACCCCTGAAGATAACAGATTATAAACAAGATAAATGGGGTTTCTCATTTCCTCCAATACAAGGGTAGAGTTGATAAAGACTTGATGACCTTTGCCTTTCAAACTGATGACCATGGCTTTATATGTTCCttcaaaaccaaaaacaaataaaaagtctGCTGCCTTTTCTGAACTGTGACACAAACTGAATTAAAGGTAAACAAATTTCAAGATTTCACGAATAATCATAAGACTGAttcaaagaaaaacactttCATTCTTTTATATACCTGTCTACATGGACTACATAGACAGCATCATTTACATACCTGTCTACATGGACTACATAGACAGCATCATTTACATACCTGTCTACATGGACTACGTAGACAGCATCAATTACATACCTGTCTACATGAATAACAAAGACAGCATCAATCACATACCTGTCTACATGGACTACATAGACAGCATCATTTACATACCTGTCTACATGGACTACATAGACAGCATCATTTACATACCTGTCTACATGGACTACACAGACAGCATCAATTACATACCTGTCTACATGGACTACACAGgcagcatcattttcatacctgTCTACATGGACTACGTAGACAGCATCATTTACATACCTGTCCACACAGACTACACAGACAGCATCAATTACATACCTGTCTACATGGACTACATAGACAGTATCAATTACATACCTGTCTACATGGACTACACAGACAGCATCATTTACATACCTGTCTACATGGACTACACAGACAGCATCAATTACATACCTGTCTACATGGACTACATAGACAGCATCAATCACATACCTGTCCACACAGACTACATAGACAGCATCAATTACATACCTGTCCACATGGACTACACAGACAGCATTAATTACATACCTGTCTACATGGACTACACAGACAGCATCATTTACATACCTGTCTACATGGACTACACAGACAGCATCAATTACATACCTGTCTACATGGACTACATAGACAGCATCAATCACATACCTGTCCACACAGACTACATAGACAGCATCAATTACATACCTGTCCACATGGACTACACAGACAGCATTAATTACATACCTGTCTACATGGACTACACAGACAGCATTAATTACATACCTGTCTACATGGACTACATAGACAGCATCAATCACATACCTCTCTACATGGATAACAAAGGCAGCATGAACTATGTGACAACAACTGCACATGTATAATTACTATGCTTTAATCAAGAATTTCATGTTAGTATTCATATGTTTAGGAGTACACGGCACATAAAACGCACAACATTCTGTTAAAAGAGAAACCGAATATGTAAGGCAGCCGAATGTGGTGCAGTGATATCGGAAACATGTCAGGACTACAAGAGAGAACCCAAATATATTACCTGTACTAAAAAGAATGCAGTCTGGGCAACGTGGTGTTTAGAACACCTGAAAGTAGGTGTTCTACCTGAGAAAGTAGGTCCAATAAACCAAAACTACAGCCTACCTTGTACCAGCCCCTTAAGCCTTCGTACTTGTAGATTTTCTTAAGCGCGTCCAGCATGCCCTTGTAAGTGTTGTGGGCAGCGACTGAAGAGCTGGCTGATGCCTCGTACTGAAGACAGAGGCGGGTCTTTGTGACCCAGATTGGGTTGGTGAAAATCAATGTTATGAGACCTGTAAAAAGTGGAGTTGAAACATTAGACAATATGATGCAATATGAAgtattgaaaaataaatattattagaCCCCCAAACTTTAACATctgaaaaatcattgatgaaaacatgaaacaaccagaaaaatgttgaaaaaatgtgaaaaaacaaaacaaaaaacaaaccctTAGATTTGGCCATGAATTTAGCACACAGAGCATCGGTGACGGAACATCCCCTTTGTATCATTGTGCTTCAGTgctatttgactgatgttttacaccgtactcaagaatatttcacttatacggtggccgCCAGCaatattgtgggtggaaaccgggcagagcctggggaaacccatggccaactgcaggttgctggaagaccttcccatgtacgcccggaaagaagccagcatgatcagTGCTTTTTGACATATCATtcctaacatttacctttaacaatgattctaatacacaatacactttatttatttatttgattggtgttttacaccgtactcaagcatatttcccTTATAAGACGACGGtctgcattatggtgtgaggaaaatTTGAGGAGTTTTGTAATTTCCTGTAATTAATACATGGCACCTCATCCAATCAGTGTCAACACTGGCTTGTAATTAATGCATGGCACCTCATCCAGTCAGTGTAAACACCGGCTTGTAATCAATACGTGGCACCTCATCCAGTCAGTGTAAACACTAGCTTGTAATTAATGCATGGCACCTCATCCAGTCAGTGTAAACACCGGCTTGTAATTAATGCATGGCACCTCATCCAGTCAGTGTAAACACCGGCTTGTAATTAATACATGGCACCTCATCCAATCAGTGTAAACACTGGCTTGTAATTAATACATGGCACCTCATCCAATCAGTGTAAACACTGGCTTGTAATTAATACATGGCACCTCATCCAATCAGTGTAAACACTGGCTTGTAATTAATACGTGGCACCTAATCCAATCAGTGTAAACACCGGCTTGTAATTAATACATGGCACCTCATCCAATCAGTGTAAACACTGGCTTGTAATTAATACGTGGCACCTAATCCAATCAGTGTAAACACCCGCTTGTAATTAATATATGGTACCTCATCCAGTCAGTGTAATACAGTGGCTTGATTAACCAGTACATGATGAAGTAATTACGCCTTTTACTCTTCGTTATGTAGAGTTATGGTGAAAAGTAAATGGCCAAGATTTGAGAAAATCCTACAGCTTTTGGACCCCACCAAGAATTGAACTCTGCCAGCTTTGTAATGCTTGTGAAAAGACAAGTATGAAGGCTGTGATTGGTGTACAGACCTGCTTCTGAAGCTGCTAACAGATGGTGTCCTGGTGACAGAGCTCTCTGGGAGTTACCGTCCTGCATCCACATCTTCAGGGCGTTGTAACTGTCAACATGCAAATGGGTAAATGTAAATCATCACACTGGTGTGTTAAGCTGTACCCAACAATATATGCAGTATGAGGTGTGTTGAGCTGTACTCAACAACACATTCAGTATGAGGTGTGttaagctgtactcaacaaCACATGCAGTATGAGGTGTTAAACTGTACCCAACAACACATGCAGTATGAGGTGTGTTAAGCTGTACCCAACAATATATGCAGTATGGGGTGTGTTGAGCTGTACTCAACAACACATGCAGTATGAGGTGTGttaagctgtactcaacaaCACATGCAGTATGAGGTGTGTTGAGCTGTACTCAACAACACATGCAGTATGAGGTGTGTTGAGCTGTACTCAACAACACATGCAGTATGAGGTGTGTTGAGCTGTACTCAACAACACATGCAGTATGAGGTGTGttaagctgtactcaacaaCACATGCAGTATGAGGTGTGTTGAGCTGTACTCAACAACACATGCAGTATGAGGTGTGTTGAGCTGTACTCAACAACACATGCAGTATGAGGTGTGTTGAGCTGTACTCAACAACACATGCAGTATGAGGTGTGTTGAGCTGTACTGAACAACACATGCAGTATGAGGTGTGttaagctgtactcaacaaCACATGCAGTTTGCGGTGTGTTgagctgtactcaacaatatatGCAGTATGATACGTGTATGAAAGAGTGAGtgtatgagtgagtgcttgggatttaacgtcctacttaacagtttttcaatcatatgacaacgaaggagtccttaaggtgcatgtacgtctaatgtgcctccttgttgcaggatggatttccaccgctcttttatctagtgctgcttcactgggacgacttatcgaaggcaagaaagccgtcccacctgagccattatactgatacgggtcaaccagtcgctgcactatccccttaatgctgaatgccaagcgaggaagctacaacttcctctaagtacaagtcttaggtgtgacccaccCCAGGAGTGGTGTATGCaagaaaatatcatttaaaagaaaggcaataaataatttaatcgACAAATTTTGGAAGAGGTGCACCAACAGACCTAAACAGTCACGGACATGTTTTGTTACGTGCTTGATAACTCTGCAGATCAACATTTGACCATGACTTCCTCTGCggccatgggatgtgccatgttagagcaagTGGAAACATGATGTCGTGGTAATCTTTACCTCGCATACATATAAGTAaatggcaaaacagggttcggTTGAAGTAAGCCGAATCAACAGCATCCTatggttatagaaataacttgtACCTGGCTGACTGAAACTGATATCAAGGTGGCACTTTCAATTGTTTTAATGAGTGTGATTTTGCTTATTTTGAACAGCAATATCTTAGTTTTGCAATCTCACAAAAATAACAAGTTATAGGCTTCATCCTTATGGATATGTTAcggatgcatatatatacatgtattttgtctagTCTTGTCTATtaagaaaactgggcagagcagtTTATCATGTACCAGAACGTGTACCAAACAACCCCCCTGAGCTATTAAGTTACGTGTGGCTTTTTGTTAGGAGCGACTGGTGCGAAGGGTAACACTTAAACCACTTGGCCAGCCAGGGCTGAAGGAACAAATACACAGTACAGAGTTCAATCTTGCACATGTGCACTCTACAGTTATTACACTGTACAAGTGTTTACTATCTCTCAATAGCCTCATCAAAATACattaatgtattttaaatgacctaaaaacttgcccacaaaagtgcaaaTTAATGtgctaaaataatatttatattagtTTAATATTATGTGCAGCGGCAATCAGGCTCTTAGCTGGTAGAAACAAAGGTACAGAGACTAATCTACCAGTGTGCACTTCTCCAAGTACAGAGACTAATCTACCAGTGAGCACTTCTCAAAGTTCAAGGACTAATCTACCAGTGTGCACTTCTCCAAGTACAGAGACTAATCTACCAGTGTGCACGTCTCCAGGTACAGAGACTAATCTACCAGTGTGCACTTCTTCAAGTACAGAGAATAATCTACCAGTGAGCACTTCTCAAAGTTCAAGGACTAATCTACCAGTGTGCACTTCTCCAAGTACAGAGACTAATCTACCAGTGTGCACGTCTCCAGGTAAAGAGACTAATCTACCAGTGTGCACTTCTCCAAGTACAGAGATTAATCTACCAGTGAGCACTTCTCAAAGTACAGAGACTAATCTACCAGTGAGCACTTCTCAAAGTTCAGAGACTAATCTACCAGTATGCACTTCTCAAAGTACAGAGACTTTTCCACCAGTGTGCCCTTCTCCAAATGCAGAGATTAATCTACCAGTGAGCACTTCTCAAAGTTCAGAGATTAATCTACCAGTGTGCACTTCTCCACGTACAGAGACTAATCTACCAGTGTGCACTTCTCCAGCCATCCAACTCCTGACTTAATGCCACAGccaaaacagcaagagctgTAACCTCGCAAGTCCAGAGCTGATTATTTTAATGTGGACATGTTACCGCACCTCacctcagttacatgtacctgggaaACCTCATGACTTAAGAGCTACATTACATCATATACTCACAAGAAGAAGTAGAGTCCCCATGATGCCCCAGCACCCCATACATTGGGCGTGACCCCACGATACAGCCCGGAGATACCGTCCTGACGACTTATGGACTGCAGCGCATGAACAATTCCTCGATACTGGGGACGAGACTTGGTGTGGCCTTCGTTTACTGTAATAACAATTATACACTGTTAAAACTATAggtctaaatgtacatgtatgataattcctcaacctttttgctggATGAAAGAGCCaatttcagcgcaatttatgcacatttgtaatttgattatAACAAAGCTGGATTGGCgaattcagggcttcacagaaagtataattttaacagtccaCAATtgataatgccttcagaataggcttgaacagacactttgcaaacatgcaaaaagattgaagaattacagtagtgcTATACACATTGCACTGTGCTGTAAAAAGCTGTGTATAGCTGTGTTCATGTTCCTGAGTCATGTacagttcacacatgtataactATACTCATCaaaaacaagtcacatgataccaGAAAGAACAAGCGATAACAAGTCATACACATATGACATCATTTCTGTGATGCTGACCACTCCACTGGGTTCAGCTTCTACAGCGCGACAACACAGTGAGCAGACCACAGATGTCCAATACAATGCCaatgaaaccagagcagagaaTATGTTTGAGGTTCTGCAATAAAAAGCTTAGATGTGCTGCCTGTCAGGATAGGAAAATCTGCCTCTAGCTTATTATACTGCACCACTTTctacttgtttatttgacatctatttaacaaatatttatttatttgggtttttaagctgtactcaagaagaaAGCCCTCACAAAGTTTTATGCACAAATGATGTGGCATGCCGCACTCCGGGAGttcatatgatacatgtagatagcagTTTATGGGTACCCTaaataattcttcaaccttttcaacagaCTCTGCAACCACTGTTTTCATACCTTCTGATAGAGCTATGTAGTGTAGAGAATAaatagtgtaaaaataaaccAGAGAACACCAGGATAAATGTCTCTTTTAACTCACACAAGGGTAAAACAATATAACACCTGTCAGACACATACGGGCACAGTTTCTAATCATATGGCACTGTATTTTTGATAACCCAGCGACACACAAGTACCCGGAAAATTGTGGTATTCATTTTATACACAGAGTCACATGCACATGTCAACACACACACCCTGTCATACACACAAGTCTACACTACATGGCTAATTTCCCACATTATCACAACATCACCTCTTCTTCCTTTATATTCATGTTATACTTTTCTCTcactaaaaataaacaatgtacatttaGTTAACTGTCAGATACCCTTAATGTTTAATACCACAACAATGGCATGTCAGATTTCTGACATAAAAAGAATTAAATGGACCTGTCTAGTTTTGCTGTGTtgtaaaattctaaaaaataactaagaattttaacacaaagtgtccattaaaatacatgtacatgtatgcagagcaATGTTTTAGTAAGTTTGTTAATGTTGGGATTTTAGGATGATATCCTAgcggaaaaatgtaagtttcaacaccaaaaatatgttttatgacatatttGTCTCTAAGAACTCACTTTTCGGGGGTGAagttttagatcatttacattaacatgtaCTCTACTAGTACAATATGCTGCGTGGCATTTTACATTGCTCTGAAAAGAATAATAACAATAGCTGCACAACATAAAACTTTAAACTATGTTACTGTGGGTACATTTACATGGCTGCACAGTTCTGATGTACACATGTGATTGGACACTCAGCTGTAGGGCATAATGATGTCTGctaattatacacatatatgtggaGGTTGGACCTCACATTTCTCTTGTACCCCTTTCTATAAACAGAGGCATTATGTGTGGAATTCAAGCTCACAGTGATCAACatagtatgttaaatgtgacaaaaaaaaaacaagccgTCTTTATTTAAATTGGCTTACAActtgtcacttatacaacatgaaagtacatgtagttccacTGATTTCCTGATGTCCAAAACATTAATTTTCCCCACGTAATGCACTGTTGCCTGCCGGAAGATTAATTTAAGTAACAGTTTATAACAGACTTAATAATTAATCTCCCCATGTTATCCTCCCCTTAGATCATGAGAGCACACATGCTGTAACATGTCCACTAAACCTATTAATGAGCAAACACACCGTATAACACCCGCATTAAATTTAATACCAATGTTCCTTTGTGACTTTgcatacagataaaaaaaaactttaaaatatattctgtGAATACATTAAGGCCCAAACAAAGTATgcaccagctacatgtacatacatgttgaaGAATAAAcaagtgcacatgtataaccCATTCAATGCTGGTTTCCTTGCTGGTATATTAAGATACACTGCCTGTATCAAGAAATCATggacagtttgatttatttatttgactggtggtttacaccgtactcaagaatatttcacttatacgacggcggccagcattatggtggtgggaaacctacgaccatccgcaggttgagaGATGAAGAACAGTCTGAATAGTTAActacataggtacatgtagttaaacaGCATTTTATTGTCCACTTACCCCCTAAGTCTAGGCTAAATGAATGGGTTCAcatttgtatttctgaaatacGGTGATGCCATTTATTAtaaaacagagagaaaactaCTGATGGTAGCTTTAACTGGTTAAGACCCCACAATAAGAGCATATCTTCGGATATAATTCGGTGACTATAAATTTCTACCTCTCACATTCGATCTCtacacaaataaaattacatgttgGGGGTAGTTGTGGCGACTGTATTCTGATGAAATTAACCAATTATGGCTACATATCTTACGGGGAAAACTGTAGTTTCAATGCAaaaagtattaatttatttgcctctgaaaatgctgTTTTTGGGTGAATTTTAGATAATGTTCTGTAATACTGAAACTATTACTTTGGATTCTAACCCATTACCCACCAACCCTTCCACACCAAAGTCTACTACTGCTACTTGAAAATCTCTGAAAAATCATTATGGACAGAGAAACCCGCTATGGTAATTGTGGCATCTGTGAGAAATCCTTGTTCCTGTGGGTTAGAATTTGACGTTTTCCTAGAGTAGATGTAGGCTAACAGCGTCAAAGCAAAGCCAAACATGGCGGCGGAGGAAAACGTCAAGCCAGAGATTTGATATTTGTCCTCAGGTTTTTTACTAACAATGTAGGCCAATGaatagctctgtagggctgtgattacgtatactatcacagccctgttccATTGTTTCATAAGCTTGCCTTCAACACCTCTTTatttcccttgctggcttcagtatactactgaaataaaataatagcaCCAAATAATAAAAGTCTATTCGCAGTCACAGTCGTCTTAACTATCAATTCCAGCTAGGGTTTTTTCCATGTATCATCACTAGTAAACCCACACAA from Liolophura sinensis isolate JHLJ2023 chromosome 3, CUHK_Ljap_v2, whole genome shotgun sequence carries:
- the LOC135463971 gene encoding solute carrier family 25 member 32-like isoform X3 produces the protein MVNEGHTKSRPQYRGIVHALQSISRQDGISGLYRGVTPNVWGAGASWGLYFFFYNALKMWMQDGNSQRALSPGHHLLAASEAGLITLIFTNPIWVTKTRLCLQYEASASSSVAAHNTYKGMLDALKKIYKYEGLRGWYKGFLPGVFGISHGALQFMAYEEMKNSYNKRLNRPVDHRLGSGEYILFAALSKMFAAVATYPYQVVRSRLQDQHRSYNGVVDVLKQTWRLEGVRGFYKGVSAYLVHVTPNICIVFLLYEYVTQQARQTTATKATKWAEKAL
- the LOC135463971 gene encoding solute carrier family 25 member 32-like isoform X2, coding for MDSQGVKSLSASGFSSIFRHVRLEHLLAGVSGGVVSTLVLHPLDLVKIRFQVNEGHTKSRPQYRGIVHALQSISRQDGISGLYRGVTPNVWGAGASWGLYFFFYNALKMWMQDGNSQRALSPGHHLLAASEAGLITLIFTNPIWVTKTRLCLQYEASASSSVAAHNTYKGMLDALKKIYKYEGLRGWYKGFLPGVFGISHGALQFMAYEEMKNSYNKRLNRPVDHRLGSGEYILFAALSKMFAAVATYPYQVVRSRLQDQHRSYNGVVDVLKQTWRYEGVRGFYKGLVPNLLRVVPACCITFVVYENMISVFASK
- the LOC135463971 gene encoding solute carrier family 25 member 32-like isoform X1, with protein sequence MDSQGVKSLSASGFSSIFRHVRLEHLLAGVSGGVVSTLVLHPLDLVKIRFQVNEGHTKSRPQYRGIVHALQSISRQDGISGLYRGVTPNVWGAGASWGLYFFFYNALKMWMQDGNSQRALSPGHHLLAASEAGLITLIFTNPIWVTKTRLCLQYEASASSSVAAHNTYKGMLDALKKIYKYEGLRGWYKGFLPGVFGISHGALQFMAYEEMKNSYNKRLNRPVDHRLGSGEYILFAALSKMFAAVATYPYQVVRSRLQDQHRSYNGVVDVLKQTWRLEGVRGFYKGVSAYLVHVTPNICIVFLLYEYVTQQARQTTATKATKWAEKAL